One stretch of Oncorhynchus masou masou isolate Uvic2021 chromosome 9, UVic_Omas_1.1, whole genome shotgun sequence DNA includes these proteins:
- the LOC135546015 gene encoding G2/M phase-specific E3 ubiquitin-protein ligase has product MTQREIGEDPAQTVDEAQEAVIEATKQLVMLGSVRYIRTLEERDALVESATKFYLESRLRDAVEQFKEGLECLGLVPYMNRPSSLFREVFIYAEKPLLAKDIASLFKAGLSPPGTNQRAIESRVVCFWRDWLLEVEEGNAYPLTLEKVIIFTSGASAIPRLGFPAEPQLQFLHKQEKEAARIFPEENTCSIILRLPIHPTYAVFGEKMESGLLQSPTFGVIVKDSSHPSHTVFSATAGQVVPEHQV; this is encoded by the exons ATGACTCAGAGAGAAATTGGAGAAG ATCCAGCACAAACTGTTGACGAGGCACAGGAAGCGGTCATAGAGGCCACCAAACAACTGGTCATGTTGGGTTCAGTGCGATACATTCGTacattggaggagagggatgcCCTGGTGGAGTCAGCTACAAAGTTCTATTTAGAAAGCAGGCTACGGGATGCTGTAGAGCA ATTCAAAGAGGGTCTGGAGTGTCTAGGTCTCGTGCCTTACATGAATAGACCCTCAAGCCTCTTCAGAGAGGTTTTCATCTACGCTGAGAAGCCTCTTTTGGCCAAAGACATAGCTTCTCTCTTCAAAGCAGGGCTCTCCCCACCTGGTACCAATCAAAGAGCAATAGAGAGCAGAGTCGTATGTTTCTGGAGGGACTGGCTGCTGGAGGTGGAAG AGGGGAACGCATACCCTTTAACCCTGGAGAAGGTTATCATTTTCACTTCGGGGGCTTCAGCCATTCCAAGGCTGGGATTCCCAGCGGAGCCACAGCTACAGTTCTTACACAAACAAGAGAAGGAGGCTGCCAGGATCTTCCCGGAAGAAAATACATGCAGCATTATTTTAAGGCTGCCAATACACCCAACGTATGCAGTCTTCGGGGAAAAAATGGAGAGTGGACTTCTACAATCACCAACATTTGGTgtcattgtcaaagactccagtcaccctagtcatactgttttctctgctaccgcagggcaagtggtaccggagcaccaagtctag